One genomic region from Plasmodium chabaudi chabaudi strain AS genome assembly, chromosome: 7 encodes:
- a CDS encoding CIR protein: MENSSYDIGDVYRDIYAIEDYFYVMDDGEIRVDIAHESILQYCNYKNNSVTYDCNDYFQLTSCGFIYLLKTLKDNYKLEDDKLAEYVILWLSYKLNTVKDKCATNLNEIYTSYIETNNYYNKNIKDGDTTTYKDIIDKKKDLMNMDIKEISKFNGLFSILFYLYYLFHGERLDCQQIWELAKNFADILEELNEDSNNKGKSLHTQILSTLLDDYNNLINKYGNKCSIFQSFPELTPKNKPVESSLQTSEGASSSSSMLNTVIPVLSTFSVISLFLGVAYKYSLFGFGKRSQKQYLREKRKKIKRKEYNYILFDESDYSRNSNNY; the protein is encoded by the exons ATGGAAAATTCAAGTTATGATATTGGGGATGTg tATAGAGACATTTATGCGATCGAGgactatttttatgtgaTGGATGATGGTGAAATTAGAGTTGATATTGCACACGAATCAATCCTACAATATTGTAATTACAAGAATAACTCGGTAACTTATGATTGTaatgattattttcaattgaCTAGTTGtggttttatttatttgctaAAAACGTTAAAGGACAACTATAAATTAGAAGATGATAAACTTGCCGaatatgttattttatGGTTAAGTTATAAACTAAATACAGTGAAAGATAAATGTGCAACCAATTTAAACGAAATTTATACTAGTTATAtagaaacaaataattattataataagaatataaaagatgGTGATACTACGACTTATAAGGATAttatagataaaaaaaaagatttgATGAATATGGatattaaagaaatatcTAAATTTAATGGTCTATttagtatattattttatttgtattatttatttcatggTGAACGTTTGGATTGCCAACAAATTTGGGAATTAGCTAAAAATTTTGCTGATATACTTGAAGAACTTAATGAAGATTCTAATAATAAAGGAAAGAGTCTACATACTCAAATATTGTCTACATTATTAGATGattataacaatttaataaataaatatggtaATAAATGCAGCATTTTTCAATCTTTTCCAGAATTAACCCCCAAAAATAAACCTGTAGAAAGTTCTTTACAAACTTCTGAAGGTGCATCATCAAGTTCATCGATGTTAAACACAGTAATTCCAGTTTTATCGACATTTTCTGTAATATCACTTTTCTTGGGAGTTGCTTATAAG tattcattatttggatTTGGTAAACGATCtcaaaaacaatatttaagagaaaaacgaaaaaaaataaagaggaaagagtataattatatattattcgaCGAGAGTGATTATTCCAGgaatagtaataattattga
- a CDS encoding CIR protein produces the protein MAELMCQRFNNVWNDFPDQLDNGNYKFNDDEYFKNFFTNKCCDNDIDKVNAISFWLFKQNLWDSSSSSINAKSNTDIVHYIVIWLIYMLRLKGDGQNGNVMKFYNKCINDDGNYIKSIKDTNTNAYKSYMDFISRKLFLMNKDIKDISIFYDAFKSLCNMYNEFDGDKPDCTQCLDDAKKFAKKYEILFNKNNNDTDTEDSLYSQILSILSTDYYNFINLCYEKKEGCYRFPLLPVYPRSFSIKVTLIPITFIFVAIPIFLEFAYKYSLFGFGKRSQKQYLREKRKKAKRKVYNYLLLEERDYSRNSNND, from the exons atgGCTGAGCTTATg TGTCAAAGGTTCAATAATGTATGGAATGATTTTCCCGATCAATTAGATAATGGAaactataaatttaatgatgatgaatatttcaaaaactTTTTCACTAACAAATGTTGTGATAATGATATTGATAAAGTTAATGCTATATCATTTTGGttatttaaacaaaatttatggGATTCTTCTTCGTCATCGATTAATGCAAAAAGTAATACCGATATTGTCCATTACATTGTGATATGgttaatttatatgttaaGACTAAAGGGTGATGGCCAAAACGGCAACGTaatgaaattttataataaatgtataaatgACGATggtaattatattaaatctATAAAAGATACTAATACTAATGCTTATAAGAGTTATATGGATTTTATAAGTAGAAAACTATTTTTGATGAATAAGGATATTAAagatatatctatattttatgatgcATTTAAATCGTTATGTAACATGTATAATGAATTTGATGGAGACAAACCAGATTGCACACAATGTTTGGATGATGCCAAAAAGTTtgctaaaaaatatgaaatactctttaataagaataataatgatactGATACTGAAGACAGTTTATATAGTCAAAtattatctatattatcaactgattattataattttataaatctatgctatgaaaaaaaagaaggaTGTTATCGTTTTCCACTCCTCCCAGTTTATCCACGAAGTTTTTCAATAAAAGTTACGTTAATTCCaattacatttatatttgttgcCATACCTATTTTCTTGGAATTTGCTTAtaag tattcattatttggatTTGGTAAACGATCtcaaaaacaatatttaagagaaaaacgaaaaaaagcAAAGAGGAAAgtgtataattatttattactcGAAGAGAGGGATTATTCCAGgaatagtaataatgatTGA